A window of Rhododendron vialii isolate Sample 1 chromosome 11a, ASM3025357v1 contains these coding sequences:
- the LOC131307479 gene encoding putative pectinesterase 52, with protein sequence MEIRPLFLVLVLLLMCSSSNVSTAIDCKITTYGSPSKSLSTITVDKSGRGNHATVQEAVNSVRSGNAYWIHILVKPGIYKEKVTIPWDKECIVLEGSGSGQTRITWNGHGPTDTSATFTAAAANFVAKGIAFENSYDMPIVQQNWVPAVAARIYGDKSSFHHCAFIGFQDTLWDVRGRHYFNSCSIEGAVDFIWGSGQSFYEDCSIKVTAGLAPPQRLYAGYITAQGRQSAKDSSGFVFERGSVFGIGKAYLGRAYGPHSRVVFHGTELGALVVPDGWDAWHYKGSEQNFMYAEANCRGAGADTSRRVRWERSVSELQKFSRDKFIDQDRWLVNQPSA encoded by the exons ATGGAGATTCGACCATTGTTTTTGGTCCTAGTACTCTTGCTCATGTGTTCTTCTTCCAATGTCTCCACAGCCATAGATTGTAAAATAACTACATATGGTAGTCCATCGAAATCTTTATCCACTATCACGGTCGATAAATCCGGAAGAGGAAATCACGCCACGGTTCAAGAGGCCGTCAATTCCGTCCGTTCCGGCAATGCTTATTGGATCCATATCCTTGTCAAACCCGGCATCTACAA GGAGAAGGTGACCATACCCTGGGATAAAGAGTGCATAGTTCTTGAAGGGAGTGGAAGTGGGCAAACAAGAATTACATGGAATGGACATGGCCCAACAGATACTTCTGCTACTTTCACTGCAGCGGCCGCCAACTTCGTTGCCAAGGGCATTGCTTTCGAG AATTCCTATGACATGCCAATTGTCCAACAAAATTGGGTTCCGGCAGTGGCAGCAAGAATCTATGGCGACAAATCCTCTTTTCATCACTGTGCTTTCATTGGATTTCAAGATACCTTATGGGACGTTCGAGGTCGCCATTACTTCAACTCATGCTCTATCGAAGGGGCAGTGGATTTCATCTGGGGAAGTGGCCAATCTTTCTATGAG GACTGTTCGATAAAGGTGACAGCGGGATTGGCACCTCCACAGAGATTGTATGCAGGGTACATAACAGCACAGGGAAGGCAGTCAGCAAAGGACTCCAGTGGGTTTGTTTTCGAAAGGGGTTCTGTTTTTGGGATTGGCAAAGCTTACTTGGGAAGGGCATATGGTCCTCACTCCAGAGTGGTGTTCCATGGCACAGAATTGGGTGCACTGGTGGTTCCTGATGGATGGGACGCTTGGCATTACAAAGGCAGTGA GCAAAATTTCATGTACGCCGAGGCCAACTGTCGCGGCGCAGGGGCCGACACGTCGAGGCGGGTGAGGTGGGAGAGAAGTGTTTCGGAATTGCAAAAATTCTCAAGAGACAAGTTCATCGACCAAGATCGATGGCTAGTCAATCAACCATCGGCGTAA
- the LOC131307480 gene encoding solute carrier family 40 member 3, chloroplastic, with amino-acid sequence MAVVIVAQTTPSNLLISRHSRCFPPSPLRSPPPFRVRHRFSARRRLNPPQFASKRLEGFNSRCSITNTEVFNPVGIEEEAQGEFSVASSSCSVQTVDIQSDILNLKTEALNLLAEDTYVDTLLTSLPVLSEEEQNILAATPAHPAGLHALYASCIAGNLVEQLWNFAWPVAISLIHPSLLPVAVMGFFSKLAVIFGGPLVGKLMDHFPRVPAYNCLSIVQAAAQLLSVGMMIHAHTIYTSATSTLPRPWFVVLVLAGAIERLSGLALGVAMERDWVVLLAGTNRPIALAQANAVLNRIDLLCEIAGASLFGILLSKYEPVTCLNLAAGLILWSTPVVVVLTWLTNELSMGVLNRAKSPQACCRNSMGGPLMGTENIVEMSVDAIRHGWVEYMQQPVLPASLAYVLLCFNVVLAPGGLMTAFLTQQGLNPSIIGGFSGLCAFMGVAATFLSAYMVRRLGILKAGAVGLVLQAFLLTIAVAVYWSGSLTRQTPLLFFLCLIVLSRLGHMSYDVVGAQILQTGIPESKANLIGTTEVSIASLAESVLLGVAIIANDVSHFGSLAMLSLLSVIAAALLFCRWLGNPSDAQRSLFNFDPQF; translated from the exons ATGGCTGTGGTTATCGTTGCTCAGACGACGCCGTCTAATCTACTTATTAGTCGCCACTCTCGTTGTTTTCCTCCCTCGCCGCTGCGGTCGCCTCCTCCGTTTCGAGTACGCCATCGCTTCTCTGCTCGTCGACGGTTGAATCCTCCCCAATTCGCTTCGAAAAG GCTGGAAGGTTTCAATTCAAGATGTTCAATTACAAACACTGAAGTCTTCAATCCAGTTGGCATTGAAGAAGAAGCTCAAGGAGAATTTTCAGTTGCCTCTTCAAGCTGCTCAGTCCAAACTGTTGATATCCAATCTGATATCCTCAACCTCAAGACTGAAGCTTTGAATTTACTGGCTGAAGACACTTATGTTGACACTCTTTTGACAAGCTTGCCC GTCTTATCAGAGGAGGAGCAGAATATTCTCGCTGCAACTCCTGCCCATCCAGCAGGATTGCATG CCTTGTATGCTAGTTGCATAGCCGGAAATCTGGTGGAACAGCTTTGGAATTTTGCCTGGCCTGTTGCTATTTCATTGATTCATCCCAGCCTTCTTCCAGTGGCTGTCATGGGTTTCTTCTCTAAG CTTGCAGTTATTTTTGGAGGCCCTTTGGTTGGTAAACTTATGGATCATTTCCCCAGAGTACCTGCATATAATTGTTTGTCTATTGTCCAG GCAGCTGCTCAGCTGTTATCTGTTGGAATGATGATTCATGCTCACACCATTTATACATCCGCCACATCAACGCTTCCCCGTCCTTGGTTTGTTGTATTAGTATTAGCAGGAGCCATTGAGAGGCTGTCTGGATTGGCTCTAGGGGTTGCTATGGAACGTGATTGGGTTGTGCTG CTAGCAGGAACAAATCGACCGATTGCTCTTGCACAAGCAAATGCTGTTCTTAATAGGATTGATCTCCTCTGCGAG ATTGCTGGAGCATCATTGTTTGGCATCCTTCTATCTAAATATGAACCTGTAACCTGCTTGAATCTTGCTGCTGGCTTGATATTATGGTCAACCCCTGTTgtg GTTGTTCTCACGTGGTTAACCAACGAGCTTTCTATGGGGGTTCTTAACCGTGCTAAATCTCCACAAGCATGTTGCAGAAATTCCATGGGTGGACCTCTTATGGGTACTGAAAATATAG TGGAGATGAGTGTGGATGCTATCAGGCACGGGTGGGTTGAGTACATGCAGCAGCCTGTGCTCCCTGCGAGCCTAGCCTATGTGCTTCTTTGCTTCAATGTTGTACTTGCTCCTGGTGGGTTGATGACTGCTTTCTTAACACAGCAAG GTTTAAATCCATCAATCATCGGGGGCTTTAGTGGATTATGTGCTTTCATGGGTGTTGCAGCAACATTTTTATCTGCATACATGGTCCGGAGACTTGGTATTTTGAAG GCCGGAGCAGTGGGTTTGGTATTACAGGCTTTTCTTCTTACCATTGCTGTTGCTGTGTATTGGAGTGGATCTCTTACTCGGCAGACTCCTCTTCTATTCTTCTTGTGTTTGATt GTATTGTCCAGATTGGGACATATGTCATATGACGTCGTAGGGGCGCAGATTCTTCAAACTGGGATCCCAGAGTCCAAAGCTAATCTCATCGGGACAACAGAGGTTTCTATTGCAAGTCTAGCGGAGTCTGTACTATTAGGAGTTGCAATAATTGCCAATGATGTTTCACATTTCGGATCTCTCGCGATGCTATCGCTTTTATCAGTGATTGCTGCAGCATTGTTGTTTTGCCGATGGCTGGGTAATCCTTCAGATGCACAAAGAAgccttttcaattttgatccTCAGTTTTGA